A genomic window from Leptolyngbya sp. BL0902 includes:
- a CDS encoding F0F1 ATP synthase subunit gamma: MPNLKAIRDRIKSVKNTRKITEAMRLVAAAKVRRAQEQVIATRPFADRLAQVLYGLQSRLKFEDVDLPLLKQREINNVAILVISGDRGLCGGYNTNVIRRAEIRAKELAAEGINYQYVLVGRKASTYFKRREQPIEASFTGLEQIPNAEEASRIADELLALFLSGKVDRVELIYTRFVSLVSSRPVVQTLLPLDAQGLETPDDEIFRLTTRGGNFEVQREKVASQVKMNFPQDMIFEQDPVQILDALLPLYLNNQILRALQESAASELAARMTAMNNASDNAKELAKSLNLTYNKARQAAITQEILEVVSGANALG, encoded by the coding sequence ATGCCTAACCTAAAAGCAATTCGAGATCGCATTAAATCCGTTAAAAATACTCGCAAAATCACCGAAGCCATGCGACTGGTTGCCGCCGCTAAGGTGCGCCGTGCCCAAGAGCAGGTGATTGCGACTCGTCCTTTTGCGGATCGACTGGCCCAGGTGCTCTACGGCCTGCAAAGTCGGCTCAAGTTTGAAGATGTGGATCTGCCCCTGCTCAAGCAGCGGGAGATCAACAACGTCGCGATTCTGGTCATCTCTGGCGACCGGGGTCTGTGCGGCGGTTACAACACCAACGTTATCCGTCGGGCGGAAATCCGCGCCAAGGAATTAGCGGCTGAGGGCATCAACTATCAGTACGTCCTGGTAGGCCGGAAAGCCAGCACCTACTTTAAGCGTCGGGAACAGCCCATTGAGGCTAGCTTTACCGGGCTAGAGCAAATCCCCAACGCCGAGGAAGCCTCTCGCATTGCCGATGAACTGTTGGCGCTGTTCCTGTCGGGCAAGGTGGATCGGGTAGAGCTGATCTATACCCGGTTTGTCTCCCTGGTGAGCTCTCGTCCCGTGGTTCAGACCTTGCTGCCCCTGGACGCTCAAGGGCTGGAAACCCCTGATGACGAGATTTTTCGACTCACCACTCGCGGCGGCAACTTCGAGGTTCAGCGGGAAAAAGTAGCGTCTCAAGTCAAGATGAACTTCCCCCAAGACATGATCTTCGAGCAAGATCCCGTCCAGATCCTGGATGCGCTGCTGCCCTTGTACCTCAACAACCAGATTCTGCGGGCTCTCCAGGAATCTGCGGCTAGTGAACTTGCGGCCCGTATGACGGCTATGAATAACGCTAGCGACAACGCCAAGGAATTGGCCAAGTCCCTCAACCTGACCTACAACAAAGCTCGTCAGGCAGCAATTACCCAAGAAATTCTTGAGGTAGTCTCTGGGGCCAATGCCTTGGGTTAA
- the atpA gene encoding F0F1 ATP synthase subunit alpha — MVSIRPDEISSIIKQQIEQYNQEVKVSNVGTVLQVGDGIARIYGLENVMASELLEFEDGTVGIALNLEEDNVGAVLMGDGINIREGSPVTATGKIASVPVGQAMLGRVVDALARPIDGKGDIEASETRLIESPAPGIIARKSVYEPMQTGITAIDAMIPIGRGQRELIIGDRQTGKTAIAIDTILNQKSEDVVCVYVAVGQKAASVAQVVDVLRERGALDYTIVVAANANDPAPLQYLAPYTGAALAEYFMYQGKATLVVYDDLTKQAQAYRQMSLLLRRPPGREAYPGDVFYLHSRLLERAAKLSPELGEGSMTALPIIETQAGDVSAYIPTNVISITDGQIFLSSDLFNSGLRPAINAGISVSRVGSAAQIKAMKQVAGKVKLELAQFDELQAFSQFASDLDASTQKQLARGQRLRELLKQPQYSPLPVEEQVAIIYAGINGYMDEIPADKVVEFAKSMRDYIRNNKPKFAELVRSEKKLGDESEALLKAGINEAKEAFMAAA, encoded by the coding sequence ATGGTTAGCATCAGACCTGACGAAATTAGCAGCATTATTAAGCAGCAGATCGAGCAGTACAACCAAGAAGTCAAAGTATCCAACGTGGGTACCGTGCTTCAGGTGGGTGACGGGATTGCTCGGATCTACGGCCTAGAGAACGTCATGGCCAGCGAACTGCTGGAGTTTGAAGACGGCACCGTGGGCATCGCCCTCAACCTAGAGGAAGACAACGTCGGTGCGGTGTTGATGGGCGACGGTATCAACATCCGTGAGGGTAGCCCTGTAACCGCGACGGGCAAAATTGCGTCGGTGCCCGTGGGTCAAGCGATGCTGGGCCGCGTGGTGGACGCCCTGGCCCGTCCCATCGACGGCAAGGGGGACATCGAAGCTTCTGAAACCCGTCTGATTGAGTCTCCTGCCCCCGGCATTATCGCCCGTAAATCGGTGTACGAGCCGATGCAGACCGGGATTACCGCCATCGACGCCATGATTCCCATTGGTCGGGGTCAGCGCGAGCTGATCATCGGCGACCGTCAGACCGGGAAAACCGCTATCGCCATCGACACCATCCTCAACCAAAAGTCTGAAGATGTGGTCTGCGTTTACGTGGCCGTGGGTCAGAAGGCTGCTTCCGTGGCTCAGGTGGTAGATGTGCTGCGCGAGCGCGGTGCTCTGGACTACACCATCGTGGTCGCCGCCAATGCCAACGATCCTGCTCCTCTGCAATACCTGGCTCCCTACACGGGTGCCGCCCTGGCCGAGTACTTCATGTACCAAGGCAAGGCCACCCTGGTGGTGTACGACGATTTGACCAAGCAGGCTCAGGCCTACCGTCAAATGTCGCTGCTGCTGCGTCGTCCCCCCGGTCGTGAAGCCTATCCTGGCGACGTGTTCTACCTGCACTCTCGTTTGCTGGAGCGGGCCGCGAAGCTCAGCCCCGAACTCGGCGAAGGCAGCATGACCGCTCTGCCCATCATCGAAACCCAGGCTGGCGACGTTTCCGCCTACATTCCCACCAACGTGATTTCCATCACCGACGGTCAAATCTTCCTGTCCTCCGACCTGTTCAACTCCGGTCTGCGTCCGGCCATTAACGCGGGTATCTCCGTATCCCGGGTGGGTTCGGCGGCGCAAATCAAAGCCATGAAGCAGGTGGCGGGCAAGGTGAAACTGGAACTGGCCCAGTTCGACGAACTGCAAGCCTTCTCCCAGTTTGCTTCCGACCTGGATGCTTCCACCCAGAAGCAACTGGCCCGGGGTCAGCGCCTGCGTGAACTGCTGAAGCAGCCCCAGTACTCTCCCCTGCCCGTGGAAGAGCAAGTCGCCATCATCTACGCCGGGATCAACGGCTACATGGATGAAATCCCCGCTGATAAAGTGGTGGAATTTGCCAAGTCCATGCGCGACTACATCCGCAACAACAAGCCTAAGTTTGCTGAACTCGTTCGCAGCGAGAAGAAACTGGGCGATGAAAGCGAAGCCCTGCTGAAGGCGGGGATTAACGAGGCCAAGGAAGCCTTCATGGCTGCTGCCTAG
- a CDS encoding YaiI/YqxD family protein, whose amino-acid sequence MMQIWVDADACPNVIKEILFRAAKRVEIKTTLVANQELQIPGSPYIEFVQVRSGLDIADNYIVKHLEAGDLVITADIPLAAEAIDKGAYALNPRGEFYDKGNIRERLSMRNFLNELRSAGVDTGGPAPFNQRVTGAFANQLDRFLTKHRR is encoded by the coding sequence ATGATGCAAATTTGGGTAGATGCGGATGCTTGTCCTAACGTAATTAAGGAAATCCTATTTCGAGCCGCGAAACGGGTTGAAATCAAGACGACGCTAGTGGCCAATCAGGAGCTACAAATTCCAGGTTCTCCCTACATTGAATTTGTGCAGGTACGCTCCGGTCTAGACATCGCCGATAACTACATTGTGAAACACCTAGAAGCCGGAGATTTAGTAATTACCGCTGATATTCCCCTCGCCGCAGAAGCGATTGACAAAGGAGCCTACGCCCTCAATCCTAGGGGTGAGTTTTATGACAAGGGCAATATTCGAGAACGGCTATCGATGCGAAACTTTCTGAATGAACTACGCAGCGCTGGGGTTGATACAGGTGGGCCTGCTCCCTTCAACCAGCGAGTGACTGGAGCCTTTGCCAATCAGCTAGATCGCTTTTTAACCAAACATAGGCGCTAA
- the atpH gene encoding ATP synthase F1 subunit delta, whose protein sequence is MKDSTMTSEVTLPYAKALMDIAKENGVVDEVGNEVAGLLAVLNDSAELTQFLGNPLMEPEAKKGALRQIAEGKVNPAVLSVLLLLVDRNRIMYLDGVLEQYQVLLRELKQTVLADVVSAVPLSEEQTATIRDRVAALSGAQNVELSVQVDPDLLGGLIVKVGSQVIDASLRGQLRRIGMQLAAAA, encoded by the coding sequence ATGAAAGACAGCACCATGACATCTGAAGTCACGCTGCCCTACGCCAAGGCTCTGATGGACATCGCCAAGGAAAATGGCGTAGTCGATGAGGTGGGCAACGAAGTGGCTGGCTTGCTAGCCGTCCTCAACGATTCGGCAGAACTCACCCAGTTCCTGGGCAACCCCCTGATGGAACCGGAAGCGAAGAAGGGTGCGCTGCGACAAATTGCCGAGGGGAAAGTGAATCCCGCTGTGTTGAGCGTGCTGCTTCTACTTGTGGATCGCAACCGCATCATGTACCTGGACGGTGTTCTAGAGCAGTACCAAGTGCTGCTGCGGGAACTTAAGCAGACGGTCTTAGCCGATGTAGTGTCTGCGGTGCCCTTGTCCGAGGAGCAAACCGCCACGATTCGCGACCGAGTGGCGGCTCTATCTGGGGCTCAAAATGTGGAGCTATCGGTTCAGGTGGATCCCGATCTTCTGGGAGGGCTGATCGTCAAGGTGGGCTCCCAGGTGATTGACGCCAGCCTGCGCGGACAACTTCGCCGGATTGGCATGCAGTTGGCAGCAGCGGCCTAG